The Anas acuta chromosome 2, bAnaAcu1.1, whole genome shotgun sequence genome contains a region encoding:
- the PP2D1 gene encoding protein phosphatase 2C-like domain-containing protein 1, whose amino-acid sequence MEEKSQDKSNPSHFELCTDEEDHLEEVTIAPENEDAECISVFCSACQQAVYPHHLFYHNKKHKALTLLGYNSSQTETDNETLLAQRQKLISTLTKLPKYSERHRQKIDYSFEFLINDHTPTTYCDLNTSPSILKKIKNSSIKALSVCQDKNSTWQGDMEDRFFVVDNYGNRSDTCFLGLVDGYHGVTAAEMVAAELPLLFLDQLAQTDSSYKKTEEEQQILNSFATVIEADYKKKEMTFSDKQDNDETNKTNNYEWIHKAYAKSFWRMDRLLRLGRNEVSKVRWSGCSAVTCLIERLPSENTDGNEEERTHFENRAHSPLTRTAEDVAGLLHIANIGNVHAVLCKNGKSYCLSEDHSTSNVRERKRILRNGGNISTNEPDGLVEGHLKTTRGLGHHGDPVLKKSVIPVPHSISVPIDNTCQFLVLASNGLWEVLDYNQVCAVTLKTFTRYLRMYENVHQNGASLYKCQYLMTFSEEGLNHSEATNGLQDGIEMLYSNIFPSGSKGNFTQSKPKCSRSSYLQSEDKVPKETNDHKKQADPELSLFSNDEKGQLNRGIKQSDITQGDSEELTQSEDRKICQYKSFQPWSQNTAQEETDTDTFCANSSSHIHKQLQKNALTIGSTDMEEPQKDTEAHLSNYDSCPHLAEKMDSKILCDEPASYTSQQLLKTTLPVDCKAPTDFEQDTKMYLSDCESQAAGRGWVASERLYEKAASYISEQLVKTALAAGSRDNITILIVLLSGCDKIPNYLNV is encoded by the exons atggaagaaaaatcacaagACAAATCAAACCCATCTCATTTTGAACTTTGCACAGATGAGGAGGATCATCTGGAGGAGGTCACAATTGCACCTGAGAATGAAGATGCCGagtgtatttcagtattttgctcAGCATGTCAACAAGCAGTATATCCGCACCATCTTTTTTAccataataaaaaacacaaagcccTAACTTTGCTGGGCTACAATAGCTCACAAACAGAGACGGACAATGAAACACTTCTAGCTCAGAGACAGAAGCTAATTTCAACATTGACCAAGCTTCCTAAATATTCTGAAAGACATAGGCAGAAGATTGATTATTCATTTGAGTTCCTTATCAATGATCACACTCCTACAACATATTGTGATCTCAACACCAGTCCTagtattcttaaaaaaataaaaaattcttcaATAAAAGCATTATCAGTTTGCCAAGATAAAAATTCCACATGGCAGGGAGACATGGAAGACAGATTTTTTGTAGTGGACAACTACGGAAATAGGTCAGAtacgtgttttctggggctagTCGATGGCTATCATGGTGtgacagctgcagaaatggTTGCAGCAGAGCTTCCACTTTTATTTCTTGATCAGCTTGCTCAAACAGATTCTTCCTACAAAAAGACTGAAGAGGAACAGCAAATTCTGAATTCTTTTGCCACAGTAATTGAGGCAGACTacaagaaaaaggagatgaCTTTTTCTGATAAACAGGACAACGATGAGACCAACAAGACCAATAATTACGAATGGATTCACAAAGCATACGCAAAGTCCTTCTGGAGAATGGACAGACTTTTACGACTAGGAAGGAATGAAGTTTCCAAAGTTCGCTGGAGCGGCTGCTCAGCTGTTACCTGTTTGATAGAAAGACTCCCCAGTGAAAATACAGACGgtaatgaagaagaaagaacacaCTTTGAAAACAGAGCACATAGTCCACTaaccaggacagctgaggaTGTTGCTGGGTTACTGCACATTGCTAACATAG ggaATGTACATGCAGTTTTATGTAAAAATGGCAAGAGTTATTGCCTCTCAGAAGATCACAGCACTTCTAATGTACGTGAGAGAAAACGCATACTTCGGAACGGTGGAAACATCAGCACTAATGAACCAGATGGATTAGTAGAGGGTCACCTTAAAACTACAAGGGGTCTTGGACACCATGGAGATCCAGTACTGAAAAAATCTGTTATACCTGTACCTCACAGCATCTCTGTCCCTATTGATAATACTTGCCAATTTCTTGTTTTAGCTTCTAATGGGCTTTGGGAGGTTTTGGATTACAATCAAGTATGTGCAGTAACACTAAAAACATTCACTCGTTATTTGAGAATGTATGAAAATGTTCACCAAAACGGGGCCTCTCTGTATAAATGTCAGTATTTGATGACCTTCTCTGAAGAGGGCTTAAACCACTCTGAGGCTACTAATGGTCTGCAAGATGGAATAGAGATGCTGTACTCCAATATTTTTCCTAGTGGCTCAAAAGGCAACTTCACACAAAGCAAGCCAAAATGTTCTAGGAGTAGCTATTTGCAAAGTGAAGACAAAGTTCCTAAGGAAACCAATGACCACAAAAAACAAGCTGATCCAGAGCTGTCTCTCTTCAGTAATGATGAAAAAGGTCAACTGAACAGAGGGATAAAACAGTCTGATATTACACAAGGTGACTCTGAAGAACTGACACAGTCAGAGGACAGAAAAATTTGTCAATATAAGAGTTTTCAGCCATGGTCACAGAACACAGCTCAAGAAGAAACAGACACTGACACTTTTTGTGCAAACAGTTCAAGTCACATCCATAAACAGCTGCAAAAGAATGCACTGACAATAGGATCTACAGACATGGAAGAGCCTCAGAAAGATACAGAAGCACACCTATCTAATTATGACTCATGCCCACACCTGGCAGAAAAAATGGACTCCAAGATACTCTGTGATGAACCTGCAAGTTATACCAGCCAGCAACTGTTGAAGACCACGTTGCCAGTGGATTGTAAAGCACCAACAGATTTTGAACAGGACACAAAAATGTACCTGTCTGATTGTGAATCACAAGCTGCAGGAAGAGGCTGGGTCGCCTCTGAGAGGCTCTATGAGAAAGCAGCAAGCTACATCAGTGAACAACTGGTAAAGACTGCATTAGCTGCAGGTTCAAGAGATAATATTACTATTCTGATTGTACTTCTAAGTGGATGTGATAAGATACCTAACTACCTCAACGTTTGA
- the RAB5A gene encoding ras-related protein Rab-5A has translation MANRGATRPNGPNAGNKICQFKLVLLGESAVGKSSLVLRFVKGQFHEFQESTIGAAFLTQTVCLDDTTVKFEIWDTAGQERYHSLAPMYYRGAQAAIVVYDITNEESFARAKNWVKELQRQASPNIVIALAGNKADLANKRAVDFQEAQAYADDNSLLFMETSAKTSMNVNEIFMAIAKKLPKNEPQSTGANSARGRGVDLTEPTQQPKSQCCSN, from the exons ATGGCTAATCGAGGAGCAACAAGACCCAATGGGCCaaatgctggaaataaaatttgcCAATTCAAATTAGTACTTCTAGGAGAGTCTGCAGTTGGTAAATCAAGTTTGGTGCTTCGTTTTGTAAAAGGACAGTTTCATGAGTTTCAAGAAAGTACAATTGGAG CTGCTTTTCTAACACAGACTGTGTGTCTTGATGATACAACGGTAAAATTTGAAATCTGGGATACAGCTGGGCAAGAGCGGTATCACAGTTTAGCACCCATGTACTACAGAGGAGCACAAGCAGCTATAGTTGTATACGACATTACAAATGAG GAGTCCTTTGCCAGAGCGAAAAATTGGGTCAAGGAACTTCAGCGACAAGCAAGTCCTAACATTGTAATAGCTTTAGCAGGAAACAAAGCTGATCTAGCTAACAAAAGAGCTGTGGATTTTCAG GAAGCACAGGCTTATGCAGATGACAACAGTTTATTGTTCATGGAGACATCTGCCAAAACATCTATGAAcgtaaatgaaatatttatggcaATTG CAAAAAAATTGCCAAAGAATGAACCACAGAGTACAGGAGCCAACTCTGCCCGAGGAAGAGGAGTAGACCTTACTGAACCCACACAACAACCCAAGAGTCAATGTTGTAGTAACTAA